One genomic window of Quercus robur chromosome 6, dhQueRobu3.1, whole genome shotgun sequence includes the following:
- the LOC126689756 gene encoding small polypeptide DEVIL 5-like, whose product MENMGKRFAKWKRMVRQQKGKLYIMRVCISMLLGWHKYSKATYMGSN is encoded by the coding sequence ATGGAAAACATGGGCAAGAGATTTGCCAAGTGGAAGAGAATGGTGAGACAGCAAAAGGGGAAGCTCTATATAATGAGGGTTTGCATCTCTATGCTTCTTGGTTGGCACAAATACTCCAAGGCAACGTACATGGGTTCTAATTAA